TCGCCGACACCGAGATCGCCCGCGCGGCCTCGCGCGGGCTCCGTACACCGGCCAGCACCTCCAGGATCACCGCCGCCGTACGCCGGGCCGGAACGCTCCCGGAGGGCGCGGGCTTCGTCCGGCCCTTGGGCCTCGCGGGCCTACTCGTCGACGGCGTCGTCGTCTGGTTCATCATCGTCCGCCTCCTCGTCCTCCGACTCCTCCTCGCCCTCGAATGCCCCGTCGAGCGCCGACACACCCGGCGCTGCCGGCTCCTCGTTGCCATCGCCCGCCAGCGACGACGTCACCTGGCCCTGCGGGCAGAGGGGCGCAGGCGTGGACTCGCGCGCGGGCTCCGCGTGCGGGCGCACGAGATCGACTTCGTGGCGCTTGCCGTCCCCGCGCGTCAGGATGACGCGCTCGCCTTCGGCGTGGACGCTGAACGGCGTCCCACCGACCTGGCCGGTCAGGTAGAACGGCTCCTTCGGGGCGCCGTGGCGAGCGATCTCGGCCGCGTTCGTCGCGACGCGTGCCTTGAGGGTGCGGAGCACCTCGGGCGCCGCCTCGAAGTAGCGGTCCGCGGGAACCAGGCCGCCGATGCCCTGATGAGGGCGCTGGAAGTTGTAGTAGTCGATGTAGAAGCCGATGCGCATGGCGGCGTCCGCGAGGTCGATGAAGATCGCCGACTCCACGCACTCGCGCCAGAGGCTCCCCCAGAAGCGCTCGGCCTTGCCCAGGGTCTGGGGGTGCCGCGGCGTCGCCACGATCTGCTTGATCCCGAGCTTCTCGCACGCCTTCGTGAAGGCGCTCTTGCCCCGCCACGTCACGTACTGGCTGCCGTTGTCCGTCAGGATCTCCTGGGGCGGGCCGTACGACGCGACGCCGGCCCGCAAGGCCTCGAGCACCAGGGCCGTGGACTGGGTCGCCCAGAGCCCGTAGCTCACGATGAAGCGGCTGTGGTCGTCCAGGAAGATGACGAGGTAGACGCGGCGGTTCTGGCGCTTCAGGACGAACGTGAAGATGTCGGTCTGCCAGAGCTGGTTCGGCCGGGCGCGCTCGAACTCGCGGGGCTTGTCGGGATGGGGATGGGTAGAGACCTCCTCGAAGACGTATCCCGCCTCCTTCAGCACGCGCACCACAGCGCCCGGGCTCGCCGGCAGGGCCGGCCCCCGCAGGAGCATGTCGCTGATCCGCTGGCAGCCCCAGTCGGGATTGGACTCCTTGAGCATCAGGATCGCGCGCTTGGTGACCTCGGGGATCCGGGACCCCTTCGCCGTGCCCCGGGGTTGATCCATGAGCCCTGCAGGCCCCTGCTCGTCGAACTTCTTGCGCCAGCGGTACAGCGTGAACGTCGAGACCCCGACCAGCGGAGCGAAGTCGCCGGCCGGCAGGGCGCTCCTGCGCCAGAGGTCCAGAAGCATGAGGCGCTCCTCGGGCAAGAAGTGCCTGTCCTCCTCGTC
This is a stretch of genomic DNA from Candidatus Eisenbacteria bacterium. It encodes these proteins:
- a CDS encoding DDE-type integrase/transposase/recombinase, which translates into the protein MEGRVDDRSALGGERGRRPSEPPSTAVPQSDALPGVPHEMGPTQAVPETSSPPGTYPPGGSEGIGEPSRTPAANHPTGSEGKVDEGGVLGGERGRRPSEPPSTPARESDALPGVRHEMGSTQTVPETSSPLETYPPSGSEGIAEASLGPPGDLPADVEPGDVPPGSDEDESDPDAGVGAKRPRLCSPRGGAGRKGRRLVKPEDEEDRHFLPEERLMLLDLWRRSALPAGDFAPLVGVSTFTLYRWRKKFDEQGPAGLMDQPRGTAKGSRIPEVTKRAILMLKESNPDWGCQRISDMLLRGPALPASPGAVVRVLKEAGYVFEEVSTHPHPDKPREFERARPNQLWQTDIFTFVLKRQNRRVYLVIFLDDHSRFIVSYGLWATQSTALVLEALRAGVASYGPPQEILTDNGSQYVTWRGKSAFTKACEKLGIKQIVATPRHPQTLGKAERFWGSLWRECVESAIFIDLADAAMRIGFYIDYYNFQRPHQGIGGLVPADRYFEAAPEVLRTLKARVATNAAEIARHGAPKEPFYLTGQVGGTPFSVHAEGERVILTRGDGKRHEVDLVRPHAEPARESTPAPLCPQGQVTSSLAGDGNEEPAAPGVSALDGAFEGEEESEDEEADDDEPDDDAVDE